TTATTTTAATTACGATTAAAGTACGAATACTAATGATGAGCATTAAAATTACTTAATACAAATACATAATTGTATTAGTTTTAATGATACTTATTATCAATAAAATaactgttatcattattattttttaattgtataattatttttttaaaagacgaattaaaaggaatgaaaaaactACACAGCTGCGTAAAAGTATTCCACATTTGCACACTGATCTTTCACTGTTTTAGATAAATGTCTGAATATATTTAACCATAATCCACCCTGTTCAGACTGTAAAATCTCGctcctttagaaaaaaaaatgcttttgtgcatttaaagcatagcatcacattttttcccccctaaaaCTTTCCACGGTAAGAAAAACTAAaaggacacaaaaacacacatagcAAGATAGCTGCAATTACAAACTCATTTAAAAGTGAGGGAAAATTGCAAAATCAGAACAATAATCTGCTAACAATATAAAAAGGGACATTTACAAAACTTCTTACTCTGAGAACTTAAAAATCTATTTCCTGAAGCAGGTCGTCTGTATTATTTCCACCACCAAATGTAATCCTTGAAATCGCCTCGTGCCAATCTAAAATCAATCCAGTGTGAGAAGCTCTCTATTATCCCCTgataataacaaaaacaaacacgtAACAAGGCGAGGGAAACCCCGCTGCGCAAACGCATATCCTCAAAAAGCTATTAATCTTCTCAATGTAGTTGTTCACCCTGAAAACCGAGATAAAGAACCACAGGAAATGTTTACTTTTCTTGAGCTGCTCTTTTGAAGTGCGTTAACAATGAGGAAGGAAAAAtacaatgcaaaaaataaaatacaaggaTTACTTTGTTCAGACTGGTGACATTTCAGCTGCCCATTCTGctaatcatttttgtgttatttaaaaCGGAACAATTTAGGGAGAAAATGCAGCATGAAtcgctgttttttttcctttgtaaataCCTCAAAGCTACCACCgttaaactgatgattttccTACAGGCGTCACCTCTAAAATACAAAGAGCCCAGTTAAACAGAGACGCTGCTTTCTGTGCGCACATTATGAGCAAAGATCCCTCACCATCAGCCTGTGCAGAGCAATTTACCTGCTTAATATAAATGACACTGCACTGTATTTCACATAAACAGTATTTTTCAGAGAACTAATGTCAGGAGCACAGTGTCTCAGTAAGTATGGTCTGTTTTGCTTGATTGTGGGTGACAtaaagtgaaagagagagagaaaagtggttgaaatgttAACAAAATGAATAAGACTGCTTTCATTTACcttctttgctgttgttttggctcttatttttttcccatggtCCCATGGCCTTGTCATCCTCTGACCCGTCCATCATGGCCTTGTCACTGGGCACGTACCAGGTGGCATGCTGCTCTGCCATGAGGGTGTCAAGGTCAATAGTGCCCATTGAGCCCTTCCCAGCATCCGGGCTGCAGCCTGCCAGCTCATTGTCTCCATTCTGCGAGGGACAGTCGCCATTCTTCTTGCCATTCTTCATGGCCAGCGGCTGGTCCTCAGAGATACTAAACTGCTGCCGCTGGAGCTGGATCTGGGCCTGCAGAATCTCCAGAGGATGGATTTCTTCCTGGCCAGAGGTGCTGGATGGAGTGCGTACCTGCTCCACCCCAGGTGTGCCCGGGTGGCTCACCCCACTCCCCCCTGTGCCCCCACCAGCATTCAGTCCATAGCTGTCTGGTGTCGAGGTAGTATGATTGTTAATGCCCATATTGAGGGGCTTCTGTCCATTTATCAACCCATGGTCACCCCTCTGCATTTTGGGTGAGCCGGTGATCATAGGGCTGCGGTTAGGCTTTGTGGCGGAGGCCCCCCCTGTGTCTGAGCTGGAGGATACCTCGTCCTCGTTGCCATAGTGGGTGCTGACATCGTCAGGAAAGTCCACCCGAGGTGAGCTGCTGTCAGACTTGGCGACACTTTGAATGCCACTGTCCAAAGATGACATCAGATCAGCCTGGTCCCCCAACATTAGGTCACCTCCTTTCCCCCAAGAGGGCGACTGGAGGTGTTTATCATGGGGCGTGCCCCCACCCCTCTCCCCAACGCCAGCTGAGGGGGTCTGCTGGCCTGGACTTACAACAGGGTTACCAttgtcagaggaaaaaaaaattccagggctCACATGTCCactgtctctttttctcctccctctccctctcccactCCCTGTTGTTGCCTTCCCCTCACTGCACGGGGTAGCGTCCATGTTGAAATTTGGGGAGAGGGCACTGGCTTCCCCCTGCACCGTCTGACTTTGACTTGCAGGCTTAGAGTTGCTATTCACAGTGCCAGGCATCTGGCTGTTCTGGGAAGTGCTGCTCTGAAAATATTCAGGACCAGCACTGCCAGTCCCATTAGATGTGCTGCTATTAATGTCCTGCTCCGTCTGACTCAGTTTTCGCTTGCCCTCATTTTGGTTCTTCTTGTTGAATGTTACGTTAAGATTGGGGGCCCCTAGGCTAGCTATCATGTTCTGGCAGGCTGTGGAAAGGGCCGCCAGGCAGCTCTGGCCAAACACACTGTCTTTAGAGCTGGTTTTGTTGAAGTTCCCAAGAGACAGAGCTCCTAGCTTACTAACAGACGCCCGCTGGCCTGAGGGGAACTCAGACTGAGGAGGATATGTCCCTGGTGAGGTGCTCACCCCCTGGGGAGCACTGTGGGGTGGCCCTTGACGGTTACCCCCTCCATAAGGAAACGTTGGCTGTGCTCCCATTGGAGGTGCAGGGAAGTCAGCTGGCCGCCTTTCTGCTGGTGCGTTTGGGTGCCCTGTTCCTGCCCCTGGACTCTGCATCTGTGAGAGGTTGCCCATGTTGCCGCTGAACTGTGAGTGCATGCCCGGGGAATGGAGAGCCTGAACGTGACCATCTCCTGGTATTCTCATGGGCTCCTGCATGCCCATGCCTGGCCTAAACATCATCCCAGCTCCGTTCTGTTGCATCCCCATATCATGAGGCCCTGATTCATTCCCCGCTCCACCCATACGCCGTGACATCATCTCCCCTGGTGGGTGGGACCCTTGGAACCAGGAGGTCTCCTGAGTTACATGAGGATTTTGTCCATCAATATTGGGCATCCTGCCACCGTTCTCCCTGTCAAAGTTGGGCTGGGGCATGCTCCCAACCGGGCCTCCGTGAGACATGGGGCCAGGAGGAACATCGCCATGGTGACCCAACTGCTGCAGGCTGGGCTGCCTCATTCTCTGCTGCTGGTTTCGAGAGGCCATCTGTTTGATCATCATGGCTGCATTCTGACGCTGCTGCAGAGACTGCTGCTCTGGCCCTGGATGCTGCAGGGGACCTGGTGGGAAACCTTCACTCACAGGTGGGGTGAACTCTCCAGGCAGGCCAGGGTAGGCAGAGGGGGAGAGATGGTTATCCATCCCACCGCACCATCCTTCACCGCCATGTGAATTGGGAAAGTCAAATCTGGGCCTTTTGGCCATGTTCATGTAAGGAGCATCAAAGTGTTGCAGCCTCTGGTTTGGGGGCTGctgggagggaggaggaggagctggctGTTGCATATTAAACATGGGGTCCCCATAGGGGTGCAGCCCCCTATTTTCCAGTCTGTGAATGGGATATTCAAACTGGTTGTGTTGGCCAGGCATCATGACCCCTCCATCCAGAATGTTAGGGTTAGTAGAGCTGGGCTCAGCCTGAGGGGGTCTGGGGAGGCCAGGGGGACATGAGTTCTGTCTGGCTATCAAACCagcctgttgttgctgctgcatgAGAGGATGTCTTGCATTGACCCCCGGCTCCATTCCCACGGGCACCTTCCGGCCGTTCCCAAAACGCTCAAAAAACACTCCATGCTGCGGCTGCTGGGGCTGTGGTGGAGGCGGCTGGTGTCCCTTAGACATGCCCTGCATACCTGGTGTCCGTGGCATGCCGGGATTTCCTGGGAAATTCCCACCGGGAACAGGCCTTCCTGGCCCAAAATGGGGTAACTgagattctgattctgatggtgaaaacacatgaacatcaaAATGTCCAGATGGAGGCTCACTCGGGAAGTTATATTCTAATCCCTCTGCAGTCCCTTGGTTGGGCATCCGCCGAGGCTCCAGTCCGTGAGACTcagaggatgaggatgaggaagaggggAGTCCATGGAAGGATGCTGCTCTGTTGGGTGACTGGTCCAGGGGTAGACAGGGGGCAGGGACAGCATGGCTGCCACTGGGAGGCCCGTGATGCTGAAAGTCAGGCATGTTACCAGGccgttgctgctgctgctgctgggggAAACCATCCCCTGCCTGCCCCTCAGCTAGAGGATCAAATCCTTCTCCAAATCCCTGCTGTGGTCCCatgccattgttgttgtagcCCATTAGCCTGCCACCATGCAGGCATGATGAGCCTGGCTCTGGGCCTCCAAAATTCCCACTGAAATGAGGGTG
The Cheilinus undulatus linkage group 5, ASM1832078v1, whole genome shotgun sequence DNA segment above includes these coding regions:
- the mn1b gene encoding transcriptional activator MN1 codes for the protein MFGLEQFGSQINSRNPGQSERNINQPRLNMGSHYKSPGFHAGGPPGAVEPGMGPLSEPQMLGLNMNMNGEQYGGFHPRGHSDMHTGGGLQQQQQGPMHGFFNNQQPHQGHHGHQPHPHPPHPHFSGNFGGPEPGSSCLHGGRLMGYNNNGMGPQQGFGEGFDPLAEGQAGDGFPQQQQQQRPGNMPDFQHHGPPSGSHAVPAPCLPLDQSPNRAASFHGLPSSSSSSSESHGLEPRRMPNQGTAEGLEYNFPSEPPSGHFDVHVFSPSESESQLPHFGPGRPVPGGNFPGNPGMPRTPGMQGMSKGHQPPPPQPQQPQHGVFFERFGNGRKVPVGMEPGVNARHPLMQQQQQAGLIARQNSCPPGLPRPPQAEPSSTNPNILDGGVMMPGQHNQFEYPIHRLENRGLHPYGDPMFNMQQPAPPPPSQQPPNQRLQHFDAPYMNMAKRPRFDFPNSHGGEGWCGGMDNHLSPSAYPGLPGEFTPPVSEGFPPGPLQHPGPEQQSLQQRQNAAMMIKQMASRNQQQRMRQPSLQQLGHHGDVPPGPMSHGGPVGSMPQPNFDRENGGRMPNIDGQNPHVTQETSWFQGSHPPGEMMSRRMGGAGNESGPHDMGMQQNGAGMMFRPGMGMQEPMRIPGDGHVQALHSPGMHSQFSGNMGNLSQMQSPGAGTGHPNAPAERRPADFPAPPMGAQPTFPYGGGNRQGPPHSAPQGVSTSPGTYPPQSEFPSGQRASVSKLGALSLGNFNKTSSKDSVFGQSCLAALSTACQNMIASLGAPNLNVTFNKKNQNEGKRKLSQTEQDINSSTSNGTGSAGPEYFQSSTSQNSQMPGTVNSNSKPASQSQTVQGEASALSPNFNMDATPCSEGKATTGSGRGRGRRKRDSGHVSPGIFFSSDNGNPVVSPGQQTPSAGVGERGGGTPHDKHLQSPSWGKGGDLMLGDQADLMSSLDSGIQSVAKSDSSSPRVDFPDDVSTHYGNEDEVSSSSDTGGASATKPNRSPMITGSPKMQRGDHGLINGQKPLNMGINNHTTSTPDSYGLNAGGGTGGSGVSHPGTPGVEQVRTPSSTSGQEEIHPLEILQAQIQLQRQQFSISEDQPLAMKNGKKNGDCPSQNGDNELAGCSPDAGKGSMGTIDLDTLMAEQHATWYVPSDKAMMDGSEDDKAMGPWEKNKSQNNSKEESELTQSKAGAGAPGAGGGGGGGGSSGGNHLQCLSVHCTDELGDSKGRGGPVSSWRSLHSDISNRFGTFVAALT